A genomic window from Nitrospirota bacterium includes:
- the gatA gene encoding Asp-tRNA(Asn)/Glu-tRNA(Gln) amidotransferase subunit GatA, protein MAEQALYELTIHRAHELLKARQVSARDLYQSIESRIAAVEPDLHAYLLLTRDLARQQADEADRRLASGEGVTALTGIPIALKDNLCTTGIKTTCASKILEGFVPPYDATVVDRLRSAGAVFAGKTNMDEFAMGSSTENSAFGVTKNPWSRDRIPGGSSGGSAAAVAADACLGAFGSDTGGSIRQPAACCGVVGLKPTYGRVSRYGLVAFASSLDQIGPFAKDVEDCALLLNAVAGHDPNDSTSADVPRPDYTTDLRTGVRGLRVGVPKEYFVPGMDRAVEESVKAAVRVLEREGATIEEVSLPHTEYAVAVYYLLATAEASSNLARYDGVKYGFRAKSPANLMDLYFRTRAEGFGPEVKRRIMLGTYALSSGYYDAYYAKAQRVRTLIKRDFDRVFERVDVIATPTAPTPAFRIGEKTQDPLQMYLSDIFTISVNLAGVPALSLPCGFSTEGLPIGLQLIGKPFAEATILRAAAAYEGATEWRDRKPTL, encoded by the coding sequence ATGGCTGAGCAGGCGCTCTACGAATTGACGATCCACCGGGCGCACGAGCTGTTGAAGGCGCGACAAGTCAGCGCGCGGGATCTGTATCAGAGCATCGAATCCCGGATCGCGGCGGTCGAGCCCGACCTGCACGCATACCTGCTGCTCACGCGCGACTTGGCGCGCCAGCAGGCGGATGAAGCGGATCGACGGTTGGCTTCGGGCGAAGGCGTGACCGCCCTGACCGGCATTCCGATCGCGCTGAAGGACAACCTGTGCACGACCGGGATCAAGACCACGTGCGCGTCGAAGATCCTGGAGGGGTTTGTCCCGCCTTATGACGCCACGGTGGTGGACCGCCTACGGTCCGCGGGCGCCGTGTTCGCGGGCAAGACCAACATGGACGAGTTCGCCATGGGCTCGTCCACCGAGAACTCGGCGTTCGGCGTCACCAAAAACCCGTGGAGCCGAGACCGCATTCCCGGCGGGTCGAGTGGCGGATCCGCGGCGGCCGTGGCCGCGGACGCGTGCCTGGGTGCGTTCGGGTCCGACACCGGGGGCTCGATCCGCCAGCCCGCCGCATGCTGCGGCGTGGTCGGGCTCAAGCCCACGTACGGTCGGGTGTCCCGCTACGGCCTGGTGGCGTTCGCATCCTCGCTCGATCAGATCGGTCCGTTCGCCAAAGACGTGGAGGACTGCGCGTTGTTGCTGAACGCGGTCGCGGGCCACGACCCGAACGACTCCACGTCGGCCGATGTCCCGCGTCCCGATTACACCACGGACCTGAGGACCGGCGTGCGGGGCCTGCGCGTCGGCGTGCCCAAGGAGTACTTCGTCCCCGGGATGGATCGCGCGGTCGAGGAATCGGTGAAGGCCGCGGTTCGCGTGCTGGAGCGCGAGGGCGCGACGATCGAAGAAGTCTCGCTGCCCCACACCGAGTACGCGGTGGCGGTGTACTACCTGCTCGCCACGGCCGAAGCCAGCTCCAACCTCGCGCGCTACGACGGGGTCAAATACGGCTTTCGAGCCAAGTCCCCGGCGAACCTGATGGACCTGTACTTCCGGACCCGCGCCGAAGGGTTCGGTCCGGAGGTCAAGCGCCGGATCATGCTCGGCACATACGCATTGTCCTCCGGCTACTACGACGCCTATTACGCCAAGGCTCAGCGCGTGCGCACGTTGATCAAGCGCGATTTCGACCGGGTCTTCGAGCGAGTGGACGTGATCGCCACACCCACCGCGCCTACGCCCGCGTTCCGAATCGGCGAGAAGACGCAGGACCCGTTGCAGATGTACCTGTCGGATATCTTCACCATCTCCGTGAATCTCGCCGGCGTGCCCGCGCTGTCGCTGCCGTGCGGGTTCTCGACTGAGGGTTTGCCGATCGGGCTTCAACTGATCGGCAAACCGTTCGCGGAGGCCACGATCCTGCGTGCGGCCGCTGCCTACGAGGGCGCGACGGAGTGGAGAGACCGAAAGCCGACGCTGTAA
- a CDS encoding HD domain-containing protein has translation MEIEALKQPQLAFLGALTRRFPQAQVYLVGGAVRDAMLGRDTKDLDFVVRGVPGDALERFLRGLGRVNFVGKTFGVYKFVPEGGDPQEPFDIALPRTEHSESLSGAYREFTVQSDPLLRVEDDLSRRDYTVNAMALDVVSGELVDPHGGKGDLCARRLRAVGNPDLRFAEDYSRMLRGLRLACQLGFEWDADTWNSLLRLMPQINATRNSEFVVPRETVGRELVRAFASDPVKALDLWDASGAIAAVLPELLSMKGCPQPTNYHAEGDVWTHTRLALERLRSPEFASEWPEKRPDAEVIFAVLLHDVAKPVTITTPEKDGTDRIRFNNHDNVGARMARAICERVKLSQFPRDSGWHIDPERLAWLVAHHLLLVHGAIEDMKNSTIERYFFADRRAGEQLLMVMWADGSATVPPSGTPDLTNYRAMRGRIAKLAELDRARTGLPPPLVDGRRIMTEFGIRPGPTVGKYLALVREAQLAGEVTTADEAMAWLKRQTGAMVSDG, from the coding sequence ATGGAAATCGAAGCGCTCAAACAACCTCAACTGGCGTTCCTGGGCGCCCTCACCCGGCGGTTCCCGCAGGCCCAGGTCTACCTTGTGGGTGGCGCCGTGCGGGACGCGATGTTGGGACGCGACACCAAGGACCTGGACTTCGTGGTGCGGGGCGTGCCGGGCGACGCGTTGGAGCGGTTTCTCCGGGGCCTGGGACGGGTCAACTTCGTGGGCAAGACGTTCGGCGTCTATAAGTTCGTCCCGGAGGGAGGCGACCCCCAGGAGCCCTTCGATATCGCGTTGCCGCGCACGGAGCACTCGGAGAGTCTGTCGGGGGCGTACCGCGAGTTCACGGTCCAGTCCGATCCCCTGCTGCGCGTCGAGGACGATTTGAGCCGGCGCGACTACACCGTCAACGCGATGGCGCTGGACGTGGTGAGCGGGGAGCTCGTCGATCCCCACGGAGGCAAGGGCGACCTGTGCGCCCGGCGGTTGCGCGCGGTCGGCAACCCCGATCTGCGGTTTGCCGAAGATTATTCGCGCATGTTGCGCGGCCTGCGGCTCGCGTGCCAGCTTGGGTTCGAGTGGGATGCGGACACGTGGAACTCGCTTTTGCGGTTGATGCCTCAGATCAACGCGACGCGGAACAGCGAGTTCGTGGTGCCCAGGGAAACCGTGGGGCGGGAGTTGGTCCGCGCGTTCGCGAGCGATCCGGTGAAGGCGTTGGATCTGTGGGACGCGAGCGGGGCGATCGCCGCGGTGTTGCCGGAACTGTTGTCGATGAAGGGCTGCCCGCAGCCCACCAACTATCACGCCGAGGGCGACGTGTGGACGCACACGCGGTTGGCGCTCGAACGGTTGCGGTCGCCGGAGTTCGCGTCGGAGTGGCCGGAAAAGCGTCCGGATGCCGAGGTGATCTTCGCGGTGTTGCTGCACGACGTGGCCAAGCCGGTGACCATTACCACCCCAGAGAAGGACGGAACCGACCGCATTCGCTTCAACAACCACGACAACGTGGGTGCGCGGATGGCGAGGGCGATCTGCGAGCGGGTCAAATTGTCGCAGTTTCCGCGGGACTCCGGGTGGCATATCGATCCGGAACGGCTCGCGTGGCTGGTGGCGCATCATCTGTTGCTGGTGCACGGCGCCATCGAGGATATGAAGAACTCCACGATCGAACGCTACTTCTTCGCCGACCGGCGGGCGGGGGAGCAGCTCTTGATGGTGATGTGGGCGGACGGGTCCGCCACGGTTCCGCCGTCCGGAACTCCGGACCTGACCAACTACCGCGCCATGCGCGGGCGGATCGCCAAGCTGGCGGAACTCGACCGTGCGCGAACGGGATTGCCGCCTCCGTTGGTCGACGGCCGGCGGATCATGACGGAGTTCGGCATCAGGCCCGGACCGACCGTGGGCAAGTACCTGGCCTTGGTACGCGAGGCGCAGTTGGCGGGCGAGGTCACGACCGCGGACGAGGCCATGGCGTGGCTCAAACGGCAGACGGGAGCAATGGTCTCCGATGGCTGA
- the panD gene encoding aspartate 1-decarboxylase, whose protein sequence is MLRLMLRSKIHRATVTGADIDYEGSLTLDQNLIDASGMLPYEQIMVSNVQNGERFETYVIPGPRGSGIVCLNGPTARKAMIGDQIIIFCYEYYSQEELANYKPTIIRVDEKNRIKG, encoded by the coding sequence ATGCTGCGGTTGATGCTGCGGTCCAAGATTCATCGCGCCACGGTGACCGGCGCGGACATTGATTATGAAGGCAGTCTGACGCTGGATCAGAATCTGATCGACGCGTCGGGGATGCTCCCGTACGAGCAGATCATGGTGTCCAACGTGCAGAACGGCGAACGGTTCGAGACCTACGTGATCCCGGGGCCGCGCGGGTCGGGCATCGTCTGCCTGAACGGGCCCACGGCGCGCAAAGCCATGATCGGCGACCAGATCATCATCTTCTGCTACGAGTACTACTCGCAGGAGGAGTTGGCCAATTACAAACCGACGATCATCAGGGTCGATGAGAAGAACCGGATCAAGGGCTAA
- the gatC gene encoding Asp-tRNA(Asn)/Glu-tRNA(Gln) amidotransferase subunit GatC translates to MEITREQVEHVAKLARLAVSEEEKVLFGRQLSSILTYVETLNRVDTSDVEPTSHVIPMQNVLREDEVKPSLARDEALVNAPDADSGCFRVPKIIE, encoded by the coding sequence GTGGAGATCACGCGCGAACAAGTGGAACACGTCGCCAAGCTGGCGCGACTGGCTGTTTCCGAAGAGGAGAAGGTCCTGTTCGGCCGACAGCTCTCGTCGATCTTGACCTACGTCGAAACGCTCAATCGGGTGGATACGTCGGATGTGGAGCCGACGTCGCACGTGATCCCGATGCAGAACGTCTTGCGGGAGGACGAGGTGAAACCGTCGCTGGCGCGCGACGAGGCGCTGGTCAATGCACCAGACGCGGATTCAGGGTGCTTCCGTGTGCCGAAGATCATCGAGTGA
- a CDS encoding UvrD-helicase domain-containing protein: protein MNDLLDDLNPPQRKAVQHTDGPLLILAGAGSGKTRVITYRIAHLIASQRAHPAQILAVTFTNKAAGEMKDRVERLLGPAGRGVWVSTFHSACVRILRTHAERLGYPREFVIYDAGDQTTLIRECVRALGINEDVYKPQAIARRISDLKNALATPESFRADAQPFGMDDAAARTYRLYQDRLRDAGAWDFDDLLMQTVALFERVPDVLAGYQRQFRYLLVDEYQDTNFAQYRLIRLLAGERANLCVVGDDDQSIYAFRGADVRNILEFEKDFPNAAVVTLEQNYRSTQAILDAASAVVERNPSRKPKRLWTDRLGGEKITVARLSDDEAEAGYLCRALREHLRAGKVYRDFAVLYRTNAQSRALEERLRNDGIPYVIVGGLRFYERKEIKDVVAYLRVIANPADGVSLKRIINVPARGIGATAVERIDEYAAENGVSWSDALGKVAGDPDRLVASSRRAIERFLTLCDGLRELAGRTSLAALLTAVLERTRYIETLRAEFGAEAESRIENIQELFSAVEEFEEEYGKETLSVDRSPLTGQPTTSDEQRSSPLTAFLDRVALVSDTDALTSADGAVPLMTLHSAKGLEFPVVFIVGAEEGLFPHSRSLQDPDAMEEERRLCYVGMTRAKERLYLTYTGLRRLYGSVQFNAPSRFLDEIPDELKCPVGLDDRSEAEAGRPRDSQTGGWRRSLGDRPFSRRTVPFNPYNQDPGDQPDRSGFAIGTRVRHPVWGVGTIQTAEGEGDEARVVVAFRSAGTKKLAVKFARLELA from the coding sequence ATGAACGATTTGCTCGACGACCTCAACCCGCCGCAGCGCAAAGCCGTGCAGCATACCGACGGACCGCTGCTGATCCTTGCCGGCGCGGGCAGCGGCAAGACGCGCGTGATTACGTATCGGATCGCGCACCTGATCGCCTCGCAACGGGCGCATCCGGCCCAGATTCTGGCCGTCACGTTCACGAACAAAGCCGCGGGGGAGATGAAGGACCGGGTGGAGCGTCTCCTCGGCCCTGCGGGCCGCGGGGTGTGGGTGAGCACGTTTCACTCGGCCTGCGTCAGAATCCTTCGAACGCACGCGGAGCGCCTCGGTTACCCGCGGGAATTCGTCATCTACGACGCGGGCGATCAGACGACCTTGATCCGCGAGTGCGTGCGGGCGCTCGGCATCAACGAAGACGTGTACAAACCGCAGGCGATCGCGCGGCGAATCTCCGACCTCAAGAATGCGCTCGCGACGCCGGAGTCCTTTCGGGCCGACGCCCAGCCCTTCGGCATGGACGACGCGGCGGCCCGCACCTACCGGCTCTACCAGGATCGGCTGCGGGACGCGGGGGCCTGGGACTTTGACGATTTGCTCATGCAGACCGTGGCGCTGTTCGAACGGGTTCCGGACGTGCTCGCCGGGTACCAGCGGCAATTTCGCTACCTGCTGGTGGACGAGTATCAGGACACCAATTTCGCGCAGTATCGGTTGATTCGCCTGCTGGCCGGCGAGCGGGCCAATCTGTGCGTGGTGGGCGACGACGATCAGAGCATCTACGCGTTTCGCGGCGCCGACGTGCGCAACATCCTGGAGTTCGAAAAGGACTTCCCCAACGCGGCGGTCGTCACCCTGGAGCAGAACTACCGTTCCACCCAGGCGATCCTGGACGCCGCCTCCGCAGTGGTCGAGCGCAACCCGTCGCGCAAGCCCAAGCGCTTGTGGACCGATCGTCTGGGTGGGGAGAAGATCACGGTTGCGCGTCTGTCCGACGACGAGGCCGAAGCCGGATATCTGTGCCGCGCGCTGCGCGAACATCTGCGGGCGGGCAAGGTCTACCGCGATTTCGCCGTGCTCTATCGCACCAACGCCCAGTCGCGCGCATTGGAAGAGCGGCTGCGCAACGACGGCATTCCCTACGTGATCGTGGGCGGGCTGCGGTTCTACGAGCGCAAGGAGATCAAGGACGTGGTAGCGTACCTGCGGGTGATCGCGAATCCCGCGGACGGGGTGAGCCTCAAGCGCATCATCAACGTGCCGGCCCGCGGGATCGGAGCCACCGCCGTGGAGCGCATCGACGAGTACGCCGCGGAGAACGGCGTGTCGTGGTCGGACGCGCTGGGCAAGGTCGCCGGCGATCCCGACCGCCTGGTCGCGAGCTCGCGGCGGGCGATCGAGCGGTTTCTGACGTTGTGTGACGGCTTGCGGGAACTGGCGGGCCGGACGTCGCTGGCCGCGTTGCTGACCGCGGTGTTGGAGCGGACCCGCTACATCGAAACGTTGCGCGCAGAGTTCGGAGCCGAGGCGGAGTCCCGGATCGAGAACATCCAGGAACTCTTCTCGGCGGTCGAGGAATTCGAAGAGGAATATGGTAAAGAGACGTTGTCGGTTGATCGCTCTCCGTTGACCGGACAACCAACAACCAGCGACGAACAACGCTCCTCGCCCCTGACCGCCTTTCTCGACCGCGTCGCGTTGGTGTCCGACACGGATGCGTTGACCTCGGCGGACGGCGCGGTGCCGCTGATGACGCTCCACTCCGCCAAGGGATTGGAGTTCCCGGTGGTGTTCATCGTGGGGGCGGAGGAGGGATTGTTCCCCCACTCGCGCTCGCTGCAGGACCCGGACGCGATGGAAGAAGAGCGGCGTTTGTGTTACGTGGGCATGACGCGCGCGAAGGAACGACTGTATCTGACCTACACGGGGTTGCGGCGGCTGTATGGTTCGGTGCAGTTCAACGCGCCGTCGCGGTTCCTCGACGAGATTCCGGACGAGTTGAAATGCCCCGTGGGTCTGGACGATCGTTCGGAGGCGGAAGCGGGGAGGCCGCGGGACTCGCAGACCGGCGGATGGCGACGCTCGTTGGGCGACCGCCCGTTTTCGCGGCGAACGGTTCCCTTCAACCCGTATAATCAAGATCCCGGCGACCAGCCGGACCGCTCGGGGTTTGCGATCGGCACGCGCGTCCGGCATCCGGTTTGGGGCGTGGGCACGATCCAGACCGCGGAAGGGGAAGGCGACGAGGCCCGCGTGGTGGTGGCGTTTCGCTCGGCCGGGACCAAGAAGTTGGCGGTCAAATTCGCGAGACTGGAGTTGGCGTAG
- the glmS gene encoding glutamine--fructose-6-phosphate transaminase (isomerizing), whose protein sequence is MCGVIGYVGKQPAVPILIDGLRRLEYRGYDSAGVAFLEHGVLEVRRAVGKLANLEHVIGSSRYAATIGLGHTRWATHGRPSEENAHPHRAGRVVLIHNGIIENYLPLRRELAAAGRTFRSETDTEIIAHLIDRGLEQGQSFEAAFRGALSRLKGAYAVVAMAESEPGVLMAARYGCPLIVGVGEGEQFIASDVPAILAHTRSVMFLEDGDVIVASAGRVEISDLEGRPRERRPVAISWSPAMAEKGGFKHFMLKEIFEQPQALINTIQGRLSHETGAVYLEELGVPAEALRQTAKVTITACGTSWHAGLVGKFLIERLARVPVEVDIASEYRYRDPIVSPTDLVVAISQSGETADTLGALREAKARGGRTLAVCNVVGSTIAREADGVLYTHAGPEIGVASTKAFVCQLAAMVLLALALGQARGRLDAATQKRYADALFQLPAQFEDWLRRAAKSVGEIARGFAARDDFLYLGRGPHYPIALEGALKLKEISYIHAEGYPAGEMKHGPIALIDEGLPVVMLAMRDASYDKILNAVMEVKARGGAVIAVVTEGDEDASAKADAVIGIPELDALVMPIMAVVPLQLLAYHIAVLRGSDVDQPRNLAKSVTVE, encoded by the coding sequence CTCGCCAACCTGGAACACGTCATCGGAAGCTCTCGGTACGCCGCGACCATCGGCCTCGGCCACACGCGATGGGCCACACACGGGCGTCCGTCGGAGGAAAACGCCCACCCGCATCGAGCCGGCCGCGTCGTGCTGATCCACAACGGGATCATCGAAAATTATCTGCCGCTGAGGCGCGAACTCGCGGCCGCCGGGAGGACATTTCGCTCCGAGACCGACACCGAGATCATCGCGCACCTGATCGATCGCGGCCTGGAACAAGGCCAATCGTTCGAGGCGGCGTTCAGGGGAGCGTTGTCCCGGCTGAAAGGGGCATACGCCGTCGTCGCGATGGCGGAGAGCGAACCCGGTGTCCTGATGGCGGCTCGGTACGGGTGCCCGCTGATCGTGGGCGTAGGCGAAGGCGAGCAGTTCATCGCGTCGGACGTGCCCGCGATCCTCGCCCACACGCGCTCGGTGATGTTCCTGGAGGACGGCGACGTGATTGTCGCGTCGGCCGGCCGCGTCGAGATCAGCGATCTGGAGGGCCGGCCGCGCGAGCGCCGGCCGGTGGCGATTTCCTGGAGCCCCGCGATGGCTGAAAAGGGCGGATTCAAGCATTTCATGTTGAAGGAGATTTTCGAACAGCCGCAGGCCCTCATCAACACCATCCAGGGCCGCCTGTCGCACGAGACCGGGGCGGTGTACCTCGAGGAGTTGGGGGTTCCGGCCGAGGCGCTTCGTCAGACCGCGAAGGTGACGATCACCGCGTGCGGCACGTCGTGGCACGCAGGCCTGGTCGGCAAATTCTTGATCGAGCGACTGGCCCGCGTTCCGGTGGAAGTGGATATCGCGTCGGAGTACCGGTACCGGGATCCGATCGTGTCGCCGACCGATCTGGTGGTGGCGATCTCCCAATCGGGCGAAACCGCGGACACCTTGGGCGCCCTGCGCGAGGCCAAAGCCCGGGGCGGCCGCACCCTGGCCGTGTGCAACGTCGTGGGCAGCACGATCGCGCGCGAGGCCGACGGCGTGTTATACACTCACGCCGGCCCGGAAATCGGTGTGGCGTCCACCAAGGCGTTCGTGTGCCAGCTGGCCGCGATGGTGTTGCTCGCGCTTGCGCTGGGACAGGCGAGAGGACGGCTCGACGCCGCGACGCAAAAACGCTACGCGGACGCCCTGTTTCAGCTCCCGGCCCAGTTCGAAGACTGGTTGCGGCGAGCAGCTAAGAGCGTGGGCGAGATCGCGAGGGGCTTCGCCGCTCGCGATGATTTCCTGTACCTGGGCCGTGGGCCGCACTACCCCATCGCGCTGGAAGGCGCGCTGAAGCTGAAGGAGATTTCGTACATCCACGCCGAGGGGTACCCGGCCGGCGAAATGAAACACGGTCCGATCGCGCTGATCGACGAGGGCCTGCCCGTGGTGATGTTGGCGATGCGCGACGCCTCGTACGACAAGATCCTCAACGCCGTCATGGAGGTCAAAGCCCGCGGGGGGGCCGTGATCGCGGTGGTGACCGAAGGCGACGAAGACGCTTCGGCCAAGGCCGACGCGGTGATCGGCATTCCGGAACTGGACGCGTTGGTGATGCCGATAATGGCGGTGGTGCCCTTGCAGTTGCTGGCTTACCACATCGCGGTCCTGCGCGGCAGCGACGTGGATCAACCTCGGAACTTGGCCAAGAGCGTCACGGTCGAATGA